The genomic DNA AAATCTACAGAGAAAATACCTTGGCTTGGTGTTATAGAAACTGTAGAAGTACTTGCCAAAGTTCCACCAGCAGTATAAAGCAAACTTCCTCCGCTAGATGCGTCGTAAAGCAAAAATGCCATTGATTTTGTAGTAGTCACAGAAGCACCGCTTTCCAAAAGTTTACCTTGATAAGAAATGATAGTTGGCGGAGTTGCAGTTTTTACTGTATTGGTTAGGAGGAGGCCTCCTAAGACAAAAAGTGAAATTAGAAAAGCAAAAGCAAGCCGTGTAAAGGCCATTTTTGGCAATCTAAAGAGTTTAGTTTTTACAACCCAATTACTTTGTGGCATGTTTTTCACAATTCACAGAAAATATATAAATTCGGCCCAACAAGCTAAACCGCGAAAAACTCTTCCACGGACGAGGACTACCCTCTTTGGGTTATTTTCTGCGTACTAATAAAAAACATTTGTAAACTTAGAGTATATTGTATTCTTGTAATTCTATCTCGAGACCCTTCGGCTTCGCTCAGGATGACATACTAGAAAAACACTTTTTATCTCAGTAAAATAGCTGACTGAGCTAAAATAGTTTTCTAGCTATACTCTTACTATATTTTAACATAAAATGAAAGATTTTTCACACACAAACTGTGGATAAGTTTTATACTTTTTTTCTTCCTTAGGAAATATTATTTAAAAACGCTTTTTTATAGTAGAATAAGCTATAAAAATAAAATTAGAAAAATATATTTTTTGGTGTTTTTTGTATATTATGCTTCGCTCCGTTCGGGGGATGACGTGATGGAAAGGTGATGCTGCCCCGAGATCCTTCGGCTTCGCTCAGGATGACGTGAATAGTTTCTGTCTCATGCTATATGTATCGTATCTCATAATTATTTTTATTTTTAATTTAAAAACTTGACATATAAAATTAAAGGTTCTAAAATTTAAATACCGCTCATTTACAATATTTTACACAGATGTTTTGTGTAAAAAAAGGAGGAATTCAAAATGAAAAAGCTTCTAGGTTTTATTCTCTTACTTTCCATCTTCACATTCCCTACTTTTCTTGTATCTTGCGGAGACGAAGGATCTCCACCGTTTACTCTTTACAACAACACCGCTGAAGATGTAGAGCCTTATATTGATGTAGTTTTGGATGTTAATCTACATAACTGCGATGAGCTTGCGTGGGTAGAAAATGTTCAAGAATGTTGTGCCGATGACACAGGTTGTCTACCAGCTACATGTAGTTTGGAACAAAAAAAATACGAGTGCTGGATCTCTTGCCCAAGCAGATTTGCAGGAGCACCAACTACAAATACACGCTTTTCATTTGATCACGAACATCATTCTTTTAAAGTTGACTACAGAGAATTTGGAATTCTCACCTGCAACTAAGACTCAAAAACCCTCGTTTTTAACGAGGGTTTTTTTATTCACGTCATATTGAGCGGAACGAAGTGGAGTCGAAATATCTCGTGTTTGTTTCACTATTTTATGTTTTGGTGATACTTTCGCGAGATCCTTCGGCTTCGCTCAGGATGACATATTTTTATTTACGTCATATTGAGCGGAACGAAGTGGAGTCGAAATATCTCGTGTCTATTTCACTACTCCCGTCTCAAAACATCGTCACTTTTTTTATGCAATTTTTCTCCTTTTTTCTTCATTTTTTGCACCCATTTATTTTCTTTATTTTCCATTTTAATTTTCTTTTTTTCTAATCTTTTTTCTACACTTCCTTTTTCAATAACTTTTTCACTTTTTTTGTGCAATTTCTCTCCTTTTTTCTTCATTTTTTCTGCCCATTTATCCTTCTTTTCCATTGGTTTTTGAGCTGCTTCAAACTTCACAAAACCTTCTTTTGGATTTCCATGCTCATCTACTTTTTGTGCCGAGTGAATAGCTTTATTTGCACCAGATTCTAAAACAACATTTTTACCAATAAATCCTTCTTTTTTAATTTCAGCGCTCAAAATATCTTCTGTTTTTGTGTTTTTAAATCCAACCTTTTCAAAAGTCACATAATAATCACTTGGACCAACCAAAAATGCATAGCGTCCTTTTGTGTCTGTAATTCTTGTTTCAATAAGTTTATTAAATTTCTTTGAAAACAAACGAGCCACAGCTTTTCCAATAGGTTTTTTATTTGATTTCTCGGATACAATCCCCCAACCAGTTGGCTCTTTTGGTTTTATAAATCTATTAAATCCAACATATAAGCCTATTTGAATTACCAAAAATACTCCAATATACCATTCTGGTGTTATATATAATGCCAAAGCCGTACCTAAAACACCAAGCAAAGAAATAGCGTGCTGCAAAAATACCAAACGCCCACGCCAAACAATTTTCCAAGGAATATGTTCTTTTTTACCTGAAAATTCAATTGGTATGCTTGGTGTAATTACAGTATCTTCTTCTGTCACTTTTATTGACTCACCGTGATAAACATCAAAAAATTCTCCATCTTCTTTTTTTCCTTTTAACAAACTAGATGGAAATTTGAAACCGCTTTTTGAAATTTGCATTAAGTATTCTCCAGGATCCGCAATAAACAAAAACCTACCTTCTCTGTCTGTCACTCTAGATTGAATAATTTTGTTTGTCTTTGCATCGAGCAAGCGCACAGTCGCTAAGTCAACAGGAAGCTTTGTAAGTGCATTGTAAACAACCCCCCACTTTTTCCTCTTCCTCCTCCAAAACAAAAGTACTGGCTGGAAAAATATAAATCTAAATAGTGGTATTGCAGTAGTCCACAAAGATGGAATGACAGCTGCAGCAGAAACACCAATTACACTTGGAGCCACAATAGTTTTAGTTAAAACTTCTATCTCTGGATCATCTGCTAACTGCTCCACTTTCAGAACTGCTTCGCCAAAAAATTCTGACAACACCCTACTTTGTTCTATAAATTTATCATTCAAATTTTCTGCAACATTTTTTATATTTTCCAAAACTGGAGCGTCTGGATCTATAACATCTATCAAAGGCTTTGGCTTTTTAATTAAAGTTAAGTTTCTATTTACAATTCTATTTGCAACCACAAAACTCAAGGTCTCTTTTGGTCTATATCCATCTCTTTGTGCCACAACTTTATACTGACCTGGAGGCACTATAAATGCATATGCTCCTCCTGCACTCGTAGACTGCGGATTTACCTGTCTATAGTTTGATGACGCCCACACCTGCTCCCCTGTATCCATATCAAGCAATGTAACACTTGCGTCTATTAAAATTTCTCTAGAAATATTGTCTCGTACCACACCATAAGGCAGTGAGTTTAATTCAAAACTACTAGAATCAAAAGTGCCGTCTGAAAACTCAATTTCTACATACGCAGAATACACACCAATTTGTGGCGTCACAAAATCCGAATAATACCAACCGTCTGAACTATCAAAATTGAAATTATATGAATTTCCCGCAACTTTCAAATCTATATTATCTACATCTTTCAAAGCTAAAGCTGATTCTGATATTCCAATTGTGGTGTGATCGCCAGACAATGCACTAAGCACTCCTCCAATTAAAGTTGTATCTATTGTTCTCTCCGAAAGCCAAAAAAACAAACTAGACTGTGGTAATTGCTCTCCAGACCCAACCGTGTCTGCTGGCGGATTGTACTCTTCTGTGTCATTTTTATTTTCACAACCCGGATCTTGCAAATCTACTAGACCATCTCCATCATTGTCTAACCCATCATCACAAGCTGGACCCAAAGCAATACAAGCACTATTAGACGAACAATCCAAATCTGAGCAATCCACCGCACCATCATTATCATTGTCTATTCCATCGGTACAGATCTCAACTCCAAGCGCGCAAGATGGTTCACTAATACATTCCAGATCTGCACAATCTGTAAAACCGTCGTTATCATTGTCTATTCCATCGGTACAAATCTCAACTCCAGAAATACAAACAGGCTCAAGTGCACAATCTATATCAGCGCAGTCGGTAGTACCGTCCAAATCATTGTCCAAACTATCTGTACAAAAATTTACTTCACTATCCAAATGAGGAATAGCGGAAGCCGACACACCTGCACTATAATTTCCAGATGTATCAAAAACAAAAATTGTATAAAAATATTCTGTCAAATTAGTTCGTCCTGTATTCAATAAACTCACACTATTTGGATTTGAAATCCTCATTATCTCTACTCCTTGAGTTATATTTGAAACAGGCGAAAGCCCACGACGAACCATAAAGTAATCAAAATCACTCAAAGAAACTGTATAATCCCAATTTAACTGGATCTGTCTATCTGCCCCAACCGCAGAAAAATTGGAAATATCAGGTGGTGGCGTAGTATCTGAAAGTGTTTCAAAAGAACTTATATGCGAAACCGTATTTCCCGAAGGGTCAATACAAGAAATTTTGTAATAATACCTTGTATTTGGAAGTAAATTTCCAAAAGAAGATTCATAATATTGCCCACCAACATTGAAAGCACTGGCTGAAAGATCGAACGGCTCTAGCGAATCATCCAGATCGTAACCAAAACTACACGAATCCACCAAAACATTATCCACTGCTGACCAACTTACATCTGCTGTTGTTAAATCAGACACCACGCTTACACTAGAAATTACTGGTGGCTCATTTTCTCTTGTTGAAAAAATATCTGTTGAAACACTAGAATTACCAGCCAGATCTGCACAAGTAATTTTGAAAAAATAAAGTGTACCGGGTAATAAAGAAGTTAAATTTGAAGAATAATTTCCACCAACACCAGTCGCAGAAGCTGTAGTTCCATAACTTGAAGATAACCCATACTCAAAATCACAATACAATACTCCCACATCATCAGTAGCACTCCACGAAACAGTAGCAAAAATATCCAACGCAGAAACGGAAACCGAAGAAATAATTGGCGAAGCAGTATCTACAGGAGGATCTGGCGGATCTGGAATAACAACAGTATCCTCTTCGCCACCAGCATAATTTGCATTTACAGAAACAACCCCTGTTTCTGTGTCTGCCAAAACAACAGAAAATCCAGAAAAAACAAAGGTAAACAAAAATATAAAAAAAGTAAGAACTAATTTTTTAAAAAATTTAATCATATTTTGTTATTTATTAAATTGATATTTTTAAAATGTTTAAAGGATTTCTCGCTTTACTGAGAAATGACAGAAGACCATACACACCATCCCGAACAAGACGGAACAAAGTGTAGTGGAGTCGAAAATCAAAGCTCACGTCATATTGAGCGGAGTGAAACGGAGTCGAAATATCTCGATGTTGTATCATTAGAACTTTGAATATTTTGCGTTCTAGTGTTTTTATCTCGAGATCCTTCGACTTCGCTCAGGATGACATGAATGTTATGCTTCGCTCCGTTCGGGGGATAATATATTTTTTATTCACGTCATATTGAGCGGAACGAAGTGGAGTCGAAATATCTCGTGTTTGTTTCACTATTTTTCTCTTTTTTATACTAATCCAAGCGAAATAATTCATCAAACGAAATTATATATCACTTACGAAAACGCTTAACAATACGCCCTCCAATAGTAAACACCAAAATAAAACTGGTCAAAACCCCAGTCATTACATAAATAAGCCACAAAGGAATATACCAAAAACTTTCTACATCATGAATTTGGTTTTGTGTAAGACCATATACCACAGTAAGCTCGACTCTTAACGGCCCTATCGCACCAATACCAACATCTTCTATTTTTAAAACTTCATGCCAAACACCTCTTGGTAAAACCTTGCGTTGATCCAAATTTATATAAACTTTACCAACCTCTTTTCCAAAAATATTTTTTAAAACTACCTGCCCACGCGGACTAACATGAATTGTTCCTTTGTTTTGCAAACCCAACGCAAACTCAAATTCTGGTGTAAAAAATAATTTTTTACTAACACTAAATGTAGTTCGCACCAAATCTTCACTTACCTCGCCTTCTACATACAAAAACAAAAGTGAACCAATCCTAGATGAAAGCGCTACTTGCCCACCACTGTTTACCTTTTTTGCAAAAAGCCCAAGATAATATGCTCCAGGCTGTGCCGATTCTGGAATAGTAAACAAAAACCTTATTTTACCTTTTTCTCCAGCCTTAAGTACCAATTTTGAAGATTCTGTGTTTACCCAGTTTTGTGCGTCTGAAAATTGACCAAATTTAGCAATTCCTGTCTCTGAATCTATTATAAAACCATCTACTTCTTTTATAAAAGATGATTTTTCATCTGAATCATTTATAATATCAACAAAAAATTCTACCTCTTCTCCAGGTTTTACTATATTAGTCTGTTTCAACGGCGAAACACTAAAAGCAAATACATCTGGAGTACTCAATACAAAAAAAGAACTTATTACCAAAAAAGCAATCGTCAATAATTTAATTTTTCTACTTAAATTAAACAAAATCATGGATTTACAGTCAAAGTAAATGTAACATCGTGAGAATAGTCACCAACCGGTGTTTCTTGAATTACAGCAGCTTTAAATGTAACTGTCGATTGACTTCTCACGGCACCACCGTTTACAGAGACAATAGCCAATCCGTTTACAATCGCTTGATCGTCATTA from Candidatus Magasanikbacteria bacterium includes the following:
- a CDS encoding DUF916 domain-containing protein; translated protein: MILFNLSRKIKLLTIAFLVISSFFVLSTPDVFAFSVSPLKQTNIVKPGEEVEFFVDIINDSDEKSSFIKEVDGFIIDSETGIAKFGQFSDAQNWVNTESSKLVLKAGEKGKIRFLFTIPESAQPGAYYLGLFAKKVNSGGQVALSSRIGSLLFLYVEGEVSEDLVRTTFSVSKKLFFTPEFEFALGLQNKGTIHVSPRGQVVLKNIFGKEVGKVYINLDQRKVLPRGVWHEVLKIEDVGIGAIGPLRVELTVVYGLTQNQIHDVESFWYIPLWLIYVMTGVLTSFILVFTIGGRIVKRFRK